One Castanea sativa cultivar Marrone di Chiusa Pesio chromosome 4, ASM4071231v1 DNA window includes the following coding sequences:
- the LOC142631044 gene encoding uncharacterized protein LOC142631044 isoform X2: MVANDSAEGQGGRSVRVKGTTGVGKGPNDELALNSDQHPDRHTKGTGSSTVGLGKILVHSGDNVDLTKMNDIGESWNNFSPPLGGAGTKSKDDVGHEVDNFEANGNLDRGDGDKCDSKDEYYKQVKQQQALRTSAGSSSSEPVDGNFQVTYQKENIVSDEGINRRVGGDEHDEGNRDEGNDEDRRRVGDLESGTRWRVRNSSNMTLVATFITVAVQSTSAIFALSLGELSPLAQKLFTAVLVTNLVGFLSLYVALTPSRYISPRAAEILVRVGGAAAAFGFLLMMGIRLSLGIIVPACVVILAAFLLSFMP; the protein is encoded by the exons ATGG TCGCCAACGACAGTGCTGAAGGTCAAGGGGGAAGATCAGTTCGAGTGAAGGGGACTACTGGAGTAGGCAAAGGTCCGAATGATGAGCTGGCCCTAAACAGCGACCAGCACCCAGATCGTCACACCAAAGGAACAGGGAGCTCTACAGTTGGGCTTGGCAAAATACTA GTGCATTCTGGTGATAATGTTGATTTAACCAAGATGAATGATATTGGTGAAAGCTGGAATAATTTTTCCCCGCCATTGGGTGGAGCTGGAACCAAATCTAAGGATGATGTTGGGCATGAAGTTGACAATTTTGAGGCTAATGGGAATCTGGACAGGGGGGATGGTGATAAATGTGAttcaaaagatgaatattacaAGCAAGTAAAACAGCAACAAGCTTTAAG AACCTCAGCAGGCTCATCTTCTTCTGAACCAGTTGATGGAAATTTCCAGGTCACTTATCAG AAGGAGAACATTGTCAGTGATGAAGGGATAAACAGACGTGTAGGTGGAGATGAACATGATGAGGGCAATAGGGATGAAGGAAATGATGAAGACAGACGCAGGGTTGGTGATTTGGAAAGTGGAACTAGATGGAGAGTGAGGAACTCGAGCAACATGACATTGGTTGCCACATTCATTACTGTCGCTGTCCAATCAACTTCTGCTATCTTTGCCCTCAGTTTAGGCGAGCTATCACCTTTGGCTCAGAAACTATTTACCGCTGTATTGGTTACAAACTTAGTGGGTTTCCTCTCCCTCTATGTCGCTCTCACTCCAAGTCGTTATATAAGTCCAAGGGCTGCCGAAATTTTGGTCAGGGTGGGAGGAGCTGCTGCAGCTTTTGGTTTCTTATTAATGATGGGTATAAGACTCTCGCTCGGCATCATCGTCCCGGCTTGTGTTGTTATATTGGCTGCCTTTTTGTTATCATTCATGCCATAA
- the LOC142631044 gene encoding uncharacterized protein LOC142631044 isoform X1 produces the protein MGNSNNFSAEGQGGRSVRVKGTTGVGKGPNDELALNSDQHPDRHTKGTGSSTVGLGKILVHSGDNVDLTKMNDIGESWNNFSPPLGGAGTKSKDDVGHEVDNFEANGNLDRGDGDKCDSKDEYYKQVKQQQALRTSAGSSSSEPVDGNFQVTYQKENIVSDEGINRRVGGDEHDEGNRDEGNDEDRRRVGDLESGTRWRVRNSSNMTLVATFITVAVQSTSAIFALSLGELSPLAQKLFTAVLVTNLVGFLSLYVALTPSRYISPRAAEILVRVGGAAAAFGFLLMMGIRLSLGIIVPACVVILAAFLLSFMP, from the exons ATGGGTAATAGCAACaatttcag TGCTGAAGGTCAAGGGGGAAGATCAGTTCGAGTGAAGGGGACTACTGGAGTAGGCAAAGGTCCGAATGATGAGCTGGCCCTAAACAGCGACCAGCACCCAGATCGTCACACCAAAGGAACAGGGAGCTCTACAGTTGGGCTTGGCAAAATACTA GTGCATTCTGGTGATAATGTTGATTTAACCAAGATGAATGATATTGGTGAAAGCTGGAATAATTTTTCCCCGCCATTGGGTGGAGCTGGAACCAAATCTAAGGATGATGTTGGGCATGAAGTTGACAATTTTGAGGCTAATGGGAATCTGGACAGGGGGGATGGTGATAAATGTGAttcaaaagatgaatattacaAGCAAGTAAAACAGCAACAAGCTTTAAG AACCTCAGCAGGCTCATCTTCTTCTGAACCAGTTGATGGAAATTTCCAGGTCACTTATCAG AAGGAGAACATTGTCAGTGATGAAGGGATAAACAGACGTGTAGGTGGAGATGAACATGATGAGGGCAATAGGGATGAAGGAAATGATGAAGACAGACGCAGGGTTGGTGATTTGGAAAGTGGAACTAGATGGAGAGTGAGGAACTCGAGCAACATGACATTGGTTGCCACATTCATTACTGTCGCTGTCCAATCAACTTCTGCTATCTTTGCCCTCAGTTTAGGCGAGCTATCACCTTTGGCTCAGAAACTATTTACCGCTGTATTGGTTACAAACTTAGTGGGTTTCCTCTCCCTCTATGTCGCTCTCACTCCAAGTCGTTATATAAGTCCAAGGGCTGCCGAAATTTTGGTCAGGGTGGGAGGAGCTGCTGCAGCTTTTGGTTTCTTATTAATGATGGGTATAAGACTCTCGCTCGGCATCATCGTCCCGGCTTGTGTTGTTATATTGGCTGCCTTTTTGTTATCATTCATGCCATAA
- the LOC142632357 gene encoding serine/threonine-protein phosphatase 7 long form homolog, with amino-acid sequence MELQEREIGTKRGWPATRAEEGEDMLLGSDILRRLTEKRSRIEASMAAANAGQIDYTQPGPIDQSVLTLQANHQSESIWNGQDPGSLKCRVRTEEFSDREPMVDDRVIDIIKALGLEGLLRTPGREIDHGLITALVERWRQETHTFHMPHGEVTITLQDVEVLLGLPVDGEVITGSTQKEWENVCEEFLGFRPVNNQRKELHGQRILIQRLLEAVANPLSPNATEDQLHKYARCYILALLGDTIFKDKSGDRVHLMWVQQLQDLRNPRRYSWGSACLAWLYRELCRASDKKANQIGGCLLLVQYWAWARFPYLCPTVVHGPPVDAYGPPVRGPLSLKWLWVPNKKNRPAHIFLDRYREQIASMLPGQVVWQPYEAEFENLPP; translated from the exons ATGGAGTTACAAGAGCGTGAAATAGGAACAAAGAGGGGTTGGCCAGCAACAAGAGCGGAGGAAGGGGAGGATATGTTGCTGGGTTCTGATATCTTGAGGCGGCTGACTGAGAAGAGGTCACGTATAGAGGCCAG TATGGCTGCTGCAAATGCTGGACAGATTGACTACACACAGCCTGGCCCCATTGACCAGTCGGTGTTGACGTTGCAGGCCAACCATCAGTCTGAATCTATTTGGAATGGGCAG GATCCAGGGTCTCTTAAATGCCGTGTCCGTACTGAAGAGTTCTCCGATCGAGAGCCAATGGTGGACGACCGAGTCATTGACATCATTAAGGCACTCGGTTTGGAGGGACTCCTTAGGACCCCAGGTAGAGAGATTGATCACGGCCTGATAACGGCCTTAGTGGAGCGATGGCGGCAAGAGACTCACACCTTCCACATGCCACATGGTGAGGTCACCATCACCTTGCAAGATGTGGAGGTTCTTCTCGGGCTTCCTGTTGATGGCGAGGTCATTACAGGGAGCACGCAGAAAGAATGGGAGAATGTGTGTGAGGAATTTCTTGGCTTCAGACCTGTAAACAATCAGAGAAAGGAACTTCATGGCCAGAGGATTCTCATCCAACGGCTTTTGGAAGCTGTTGCCAATCCCTTGTCGCCTAATGCCACAGAGGATCAGTTGCATAAGTACGCacgatgctacatcctagcGCTACTAGGGGACACAATCTTCAAGGACAAATCCGGCGATAGGGTGCATCTGATGTGGGTGCAGCAGTTGCAAGACCTTCGCAATCCACGAAGGTATAGCTGGGGAagtgcttgccttgcatggttgtaccGAGAGTTATGCAGGGCAAGCGATAAGAAAGCTAATCAGATTGGTGGGTGTTTGCTgttggtccagtattgggcatgggctaGGTTTCCATATTTGTGCCCGACAGTTGTACATGGCCCGCCAGTGGATGCTTATGGTCCTCCAGTTCGTGGTCCACTGTCCCTGAA GTGGTTGTGggtcccaaacaagaaaaacaggCCCGCCCACATCTTCCTGGACAGGTATCGCGAGCAAATAGCTTCAATGTTGCCAGGCCAG GTGGTGTGGCAGCCGTATGAAGCTGAATTCGAGAACCTTCCGCCGTGA